A single window of Candidatus Limnocylindrales bacterium DNA harbors:
- a CDS encoding NAD(P)/FAD-dependent oxidoreductase, with protein sequence MFDVIIVGAGPAGSATATFLGRRGYRVLLVDKARFPREKVCGEFMSPEIPEVLDRLGALPAIREKKPWETQGIFISSYQKFHFKLDFSTYFPHREDTSTLGFNMPRFLFDEILFRNAQATGIETLEGFKVTDLIFQGDRICGVRGIHPTGDKLELRSRMVIGAGGRNCIVARRLHLHRGYWWLKKVALMTYFREVRDPGKYVEMYVHPPGYCGIAPLGEDRLNVSLVVDWEAIQNRRGDLWDYLLEGLFRNRLVREKLAGARPEGHLKGVGPLAFKAKRCSWDGALLVGDSAGFIDPFTGEGIYHALRSGELAAEVVHEAFKVGNFSKEFLQSYDRTRIQEFRKKFRICHVLQHILYRPWLANFVARSMARDSILKEWLIPWKPSED encoded by the coding sequence ACCTTTCTAGGACGGAGGGGTTATCGGGTACTTTTAGTGGATAAAGCCCGATTTCCCAGAGAAAAGGTTTGTGGAGAATTTATGAGCCCGGAGATCCCCGAAGTACTGGACCGGTTGGGTGCCCTCCCGGCCATCCGGGAAAAAAAGCCCTGGGAAACCCAGGGGATTTTTATCTCCTCCTACCAGAAATTCCACTTTAAACTGGATTTTTCAACCTATTTTCCCCACCGGGAAGATACTTCGACCCTGGGATTTAATATGCCCCGGTTCCTCTTCGATGAGATCCTCTTCCGAAATGCTCAGGCAACCGGAATTGAAACCCTGGAAGGATTCAAAGTAACCGATCTCATCTTTCAAGGGGACCGGATCTGTGGGGTCAGGGGTATTCACCCGACCGGGGACAAGTTAGAACTCAGATCCCGTATGGTCATCGGGGCCGGAGGAAGAAACTGTATAGTAGCCCGGCGACTTCATCTCCACAGGGGATACTGGTGGTTAAAAAAAGTGGCTCTGATGACCTACTTCAGAGAGGTTCGTGATCCGGGAAAATATGTGGAAATGTATGTCCATCCACCGGGATACTGCGGGATTGCACCCCTTGGAGAGGACCGGCTTAACGTTTCCCTGGTCGTAGATTGGGAGGCAATTCAAAACCGTCGTGGAGATCTCTGGGATTACCTCCTGGAAGGACTCTTCAGAAACCGTCTCGTTCGGGAAAAATTAGCCGGAGCTCGACCGGAAGGTCATCTCAAAGGCGTAGGTCCTCTGGCCTTCAAAGCAAAACGCTGCTCTTGGGACGGAGCCCTTCTGGTCGGAGATTCTGCCGGATTTATAGATCCCTTTACAGGGGAAGGCATTTATCACGCCCTGCGAAGCGGAGAACTGGCAGCCGAAGTTGTTCATGAAGCTTTTAAAGTCGGCAACTTCTCAAAGGAATTTCTACAAAGCTATGACCGTACCCGAATCCAGGAATTCCGAAAAAAATTCCGGATCTGCCACGTCCTTCAACATATTCTTTATCGCCCCTGGCTGGCTAATTTTGTGGCTCGATCCATGGCCAGGGACTCTATTCTCAAAGAATGGCTGATTCCCTGGAAACCATCGGAGGATTAA
- a CDS encoding YceI family protein, producing the protein MNFKKNYFKKVIIYFLLFQGLIFIGTKHFFLTFPTYAKPAASSKPAFYKILPGLSQVKFYGSSPFDKFTGTSTQIEGFLEGPIETITQAPSSNLKAEVRVEARSLNTGNDRRDKKMRETLEVEKYPLITFKLGQVRLIQKASDTGPDRYKVEGMLGIHGVERPVTVEVESKREGNRVTISGKMPLDITDYQIDPPRVPVIVFVKMDKNVRVEFNLVAEASP; encoded by the coding sequence ATGAATTTCAAGAAGAACTATTTTAAGAAAGTCATTATTTATTTTTTGTTGTTTCAGGGTCTCATTTTTATCGGGACGAAGCATTTTTTCCTTACCTTTCCGACTTATGCTAAGCCGGCTGCTTCCTCGAAGCCTGCCTTTTATAAGATACTTCCCGGCCTGAGTCAGGTTAAATTTTATGGAAGCTCCCCTTTTGATAAATTTACGGGTACCAGTACGCAGATTGAAGGCTTCCTGGAGGGACCCATCGAAACGATCACCCAGGCCCCTTCCTCAAATTTAAAAGCCGAAGTTCGGGTAGAGGCCCGGTCTCTGAATACGGGTAATGATCGTCGGGACAAAAAGATGAGGGAAACCCTGGAGGTAGAGAAATATCCTCTGATCACCTTCAAATTGGGTCAGGTCCGCTTGATTCAAAAGGCTTCGGATACAGGCCCGGACAGATATAAAGTGGAAGGGATGCTGGGTATTCATGGAGTTGAGAGACCTGTGACCGTGGAAGTTGAAAGTAAGAGGGAAGGTAACCGGGTGACTATCTCCGGTAAAATGCCTCTGGATATTACAGATTATCAGATCGATCCGCCCCGGGTTCCTGTTATTGTCTTTGTCAAGATGGATAAGAATGTGAGGGTGGAATTTAATCTGGTTGCCGAGGCGAGCCCTTAG
- a CDS encoding glutathione S-transferase family protein has protein sequence MRRSVLPEDPYERALCKLIEEYADEHLAKILYKYRMEINKEESQQDKALLAQYQKAVEENLKILNDLLTGREWLVGNRYSLADISIYAFLQRMAAEPKSWKIVEERYPQIIRWFEAVKKQ, from the coding sequence ATGAGACGGAGTGTACTTCCCGAAGATCCTTATGAAAGGGCTTTATGCAAGTTGATAGAAGAATACGCCGACGAGCATCTGGCCAAAATTCTGTATAAGTACAGAATGGAAATTAATAAAGAAGAATCTCAGCAAGATAAAGCGCTTTTAGCACAATATCAAAAAGCGGTGGAAGAAAATCTAAAAATTCTCAATGATCTCCTGACCGGGCGAGAATGGCTGGTTGGGAACCGGTATTCCCTGGCTGATATTTCTATTTACGCTTTTCTCCAAAGAATGGCCGCAGAACCTAAATCCTGGAAAATTGTTGAGGAGAGGTATCCTCAGATTATACGATGGTTTGAGGCAGTGAAAAAGCAATAA
- a CDS encoding O-antigen ligase family protein has translation MLNQTLSHKEQVLKWCENLAQFGLFSFVLFLPASIAFSQISLGFILVAYFAEALTTRRLRFMKSPMDLPILLFVLATLISTLFSVNVFKSLKVLIPSLFPMSVFYLVFYYLKDLKTIKKLITLLLIIATLNAIYGIAQHFWHIDWFRLSGHKNYLRPVTDLPGSDIRIPGTFSISMTFAGQLIMVLSLVWSFILFDRSNKNKFPLIVSAVCIFFALIWTYTRSAWLGFGVALLFLGYLKGRKSFLKLILGALVCVIIIFMLQPSVLNRARSMFSFEQNMDRIYIWKSSLDMIKDHPITGIGQGNYNKLSREYQKSYPFKEPPSHAHSHNDLIMITVDRGILGLMAFIWLWITIFKQTGVTLEQIPPDRYYLRALILGCLAGFIAFFVEGFFENNFGDSEVAMMLWFLVAVVMVVKEKLIPTTLPTDVEELVWEEKRMVGILTFAILIIMAVMVILHL, from the coding sequence ATGTTAAATCAAACACTTTCTCATAAAGAGCAGGTCCTGAAATGGTGTGAAAATTTAGCCCAGTTTGGCCTGTTTTCCTTCGTTTTATTTCTACCGGCCTCTATTGCCTTTTCCCAGATCAGCCTGGGATTTATCTTGGTTGCCTATTTTGCAGAGGCCCTAACAACCCGCCGACTCCGATTTATGAAGAGTCCTATGGATCTCCCTATCCTTCTCTTCGTCCTGGCTACTCTGATCTCGACACTCTTTAGCGTTAACGTGTTCAAGAGTTTGAAGGTCCTCATTCCTTCTCTTTTCCCCATGTCGGTGTTTTACCTGGTTTTCTATTACCTGAAAGATCTCAAAACCATCAAAAAATTAATAACCCTTCTTTTAATTATTGCAACCCTCAACGCAATTTATGGAATTGCCCAGCACTTCTGGCATATAGACTGGTTCCGTTTAAGTGGCCATAAGAATTACTTAAGACCCGTCACTGATTTGCCTGGGTCCGATATCCGTATACCCGGGACTTTTTCCATCTCTATGACCTTTGCTGGACAGCTCATTATGGTCCTTTCTCTGGTCTGGTCTTTTATTCTCTTTGATCGATCCAATAAAAACAAATTTCCACTGATCGTTTCCGCAGTCTGTATATTTTTTGCCCTGATATGGACCTATACCCGAAGTGCCTGGTTAGGATTTGGGGTTGCTTTGCTGTTCTTAGGTTATCTAAAAGGCCGAAAATCATTCTTAAAACTGATTTTGGGTGCTCTGGTCTGTGTAATAATAATTTTTATGCTTCAACCTTCGGTTTTAAACCGTGCCAGGAGTATGTTTAGCTTTGAGCAGAATATGGATCGCATCTATATCTGGAAAAGTTCCCTGGATATGATTAAAGATCATCCGATAACTGGAATCGGACAGGGAAATTATAATAAGTTGTCCCGGGAGTACCAAAAATCTTACCCCTTTAAAGAACCCCCAAGCCATGCCCATTCCCACAATGATTTGATTATGATTACCGTTGATCGGGGTATTTTAGGCCTGATGGCTTTTATCTGGCTCTGGATCACGATCTTTAAACAAACCGGAGTGACCCTTGAGCAAATTCCCCCGGACCGTTACTACTTACGGGCCTTGATCCTGGGTTGTCTGGCCGGTTTTATCGCCTTTTTCGTTGAAGGATTCTTTGAAAACAATTTTGGAGATTCTGAAGTAGCCATGATGCTGTGGTTTCTGGTAGCCGTTGTTATGGTTGTCAAAGAAAAACTTATCCCGACAACCTTACCCACCGATGTGGAAGAACTTGTATGGGAAGAAAAGCGTATGGTGGGGATTTTGACCTTCGCCATTTTGATTATTATGGCCGTGATGGTTATCCTGCATCTGTAA
- a CDS encoding glycosyltransferase family 9 protein yields MERFFRDLLLRGVGLFFTPTPLRPEEIDYSRIKRILVVRQHDQIGDLLIATPALRALRERFPQAYITVVVRQLTQEILINNPYIDEVLVYYRQLQHWSLSTFLTFIRRIRPYDLAVVLNTVSRSFSSDLIAWLSGAKYRLGSMYKKYGPGPGDLFYNLAVPVDTQNEKSQVDSNLDVVRYIGADTTDKSYILVLTEAEILQGQQMLQSLSIPPARWLIGVHLGARFENKRWPLDKYAHLCDALVELYGAKIILTRGPGEEKLVETLKEQVKNKESVFISPPTTLRTLAGLVRNFDLYIGNDTGALHIAASQKVPLIGLYGPSNPAQWKPIGDIYLAIRKENRKIDSISVEDVLAGVEVLLKNWSAETLPATTLFT; encoded by the coding sequence TTGGAGAGATTTTTCAGGGATCTCCTTCTAAGGGGGGTTGGCCTGTTCTTTACTCCGACCCCTCTCAGGCCGGAAGAGATAGATTATTCCCGGATTAAACGGATTCTCGTCGTGCGTCAGCACGATCAAATCGGTGATCTCTTGATTGCAACCCCGGCCCTCAGAGCCTTGCGAGAGAGATTCCCTCAAGCTTATATAACCGTCGTGGTTCGCCAACTGACCCAGGAGATCCTGATCAATAATCCTTATATAGATGAGGTCCTTGTGTATTATCGACAACTTCAACACTGGAGTCTTTCCACATTTTTAACTTTTATCAGGCGTATCCGTCCCTACGATCTGGCTGTGGTACTCAATACGGTCTCCAGGTCTTTCTCCAGTGACCTTATCGCCTGGCTAAGTGGTGCGAAATATCGACTCGGATCAATGTATAAAAAGTACGGTCCCGGACCCGGAGATCTTTTCTATAACCTGGCCGTACCTGTGGATACCCAAAATGAAAAAAGTCAGGTAGATTCTAACCTGGATGTGGTTCGGTATATCGGTGCCGATACAACCGATAAGAGTTATATCCTGGTTTTGACCGAAGCAGAGATCCTTCAAGGTCAACAGATGTTACAATCTTTATCTATCCCTCCCGCCCGTTGGTTAATCGGAGTCCATTTGGGGGCCCGGTTTGAGAATAAGAGATGGCCCCTGGATAAATATGCCCACTTATGCGATGCGCTGGTGGAGCTTTATGGAGCTAAGATTATCTTAACCCGCGGACCCGGTGAAGAAAAATTGGTGGAAACCCTCAAAGAGCAGGTTAAAAATAAGGAGAGCGTTTTTATATCTCCTCCCACTACCTTGAGGACCCTGGCCGGCCTGGTGCGAAATTTCGATCTGTATATCGGAAACGATACCGGGGCCCTCCATATCGCTGCTTCCCAAAAGGTTCCCCTTATCGGCTTGTATGGGCCGTCTAATCCAGCCCAATGGAAACCGATTGGGGATATCTACCTGGCCATTCGAAAGGAGAACAGAAAAATAGATTCCATCTCGGTAGAAGATGTCTTAGCCGGTGTGGAAGTTCTTTTAAAAAACTGGAGTGCAGAGACCCTACCTGCTACTACATTGTTTACCTAG
- the msbA gene encoding lipid A export permease/ATP-binding protein MsbA — protein sequence MELYKRLLSYAIPYWKWILGSMICSALVALCTAISALIVKNVVDDIFANKDQFMLLIIPVVVIVLLGLKGLFAYGQATLIAYAGEKVILKLRNQLFHHIQFLSLRYFSKTPTGILISRITNDVTLLHVVVSHMLADLIRDGFTILGLLGVIFYRHWLLALISLSVLPLGFLFITRFGQKVRKITRATQMKMADITHILQEKISGIHIVKAFCAEERESARFAQVIEDYFHMAMKSARIHATSSSVSELLGGLGVAGVMWYGGYEVIHGITSPGTFFSFMTALLMLYEPIKKISRTNNKIQQAMAAAERVFEVLDTQPDILEAADAIELPPVKGDIEYVDVSFQYEDLPVLKNIHFQARAGEVTAFVGVSGVGKTTLLNLLPRFYDPTSGTIRIDGVDISRVTLKSLRRQIGLVTQDVILFDDTVRNNIAYGVPEASLEEVIQAAKAACAHEFIMKLPEGYQTVIGERGLRLSGGERQRIAIARAILKNPPIMILDEATSSLDGESERVVQEALGNLMRDRTTLIIAHRLSTIQNAHKILVLDHGRIVEEGTHEELLKLNGIYTRLYEMQASAVRYPSSVRVDSGYPVLNNQPRVTDNERPTTDKS from the coding sequence ATGGAACTTTATAAGCGTTTGCTCTCTTACGCCATACCCTACTGGAAGTGGATCTTAGGATCGATGATCTGTTCAGCCCTGGTGGCTCTCTGCACGGCAATTTCGGCTTTGATTGTAAAAAACGTAGTGGACGATATCTTTGCCAACAAAGATCAATTTATGTTACTGATCATTCCCGTTGTGGTCATCGTTCTCCTGGGCTTAAAAGGTCTCTTTGCTTATGGGCAGGCGACGTTGATCGCTTATGCCGGTGAAAAGGTCATTCTGAAATTACGCAATCAGCTCTTTCACCATATTCAATTTTTATCCCTTCGATACTTTTCTAAGACCCCCACCGGAATTTTGATCTCCCGAATTACCAATGATGTAACGCTCCTCCACGTGGTAGTCTCTCATATGCTGGCCGACCTGATCCGGGACGGTTTTACCATTCTAGGATTGTTAGGGGTGATTTTCTATCGACACTGGCTGCTGGCGCTGATTTCTCTTTCGGTCCTTCCCTTGGGTTTTTTATTTATTACCCGATTTGGTCAAAAAGTTCGGAAAATAACCCGGGCCACTCAGATGAAGATGGCGGATATTACCCATATCCTTCAGGAGAAAATCTCGGGAATTCATATTGTAAAGGCTTTTTGTGCAGAAGAAAGGGAGAGCGCTCGTTTCGCCCAGGTTATAGAGGATTATTTTCATATGGCTATGAAATCTGCCCGGATTCATGCAACTTCTTCTTCTGTCTCGGAATTGTTGGGAGGACTGGGGGTAGCCGGAGTCATGTGGTACGGGGGTTATGAGGTTATTCATGGAATTACAAGTCCGGGAACCTTTTTCTCTTTTATGACCGCCCTTCTCATGCTTTACGAGCCGATCAAAAAAATAAGCCGAACGAATAATAAAATTCAACAGGCCATGGCTGCCGCTGAAAGGGTTTTTGAAGTTCTGGATACCCAGCCGGATATTCTAGAGGCGGCCGATGCCATTGAATTACCACCTGTCAAGGGCGATATCGAATATGTTGATGTTTCTTTTCAATATGAAGACCTGCCGGTTTTGAAAAACATCCATTTCCAGGCCCGGGCCGGTGAGGTTACTGCTTTTGTCGGTGTAAGTGGTGTGGGCAAAACAACCCTTTTGAATCTTCTGCCCCGATTTTATGACCCGACCTCGGGAACTATTCGAATCGACGGGGTGGATATCAGCCGGGTAACCCTCAAATCCTTAAGACGGCAGATCGGTCTGGTGACTCAAGATGTAATCCTCTTCGACGATACGGTCCGAAACAATATCGCCTATGGAGTTCCCGAAGCTTCCCTGGAGGAGGTCATACAGGCAGCCAAGGCAGCCTGTGCCCATGAATTCATTATGAAGCTTCCGGAAGGTTACCAGACCGTCATCGGAGAGAGGGGACTCAGGCTTTCCGGTGGGGAACGACAACGGATTGCCATCGCCCGGGCCATTCTCAAGAATCCTCCCATCATGATCCTGGACGAAGCAACCTCTTCCCTGGATGGAGAATCTGAAAGAGTGGTCCAGGAAGCTTTGGGTAATCTCATGCGAGACCGTACAACCTTGATCATCGCCCATCGCCTGTCTACCATTCAAAATGCCCATAAAATCCTGGTCCTGGATCATGGACGAATCGTCGAGGAAGGAACCCATGAGGAACTTCTAAAACTAAATGGAATTTATACCCGGTTGTATGAAATGCAGGCATCTGCTGTCCGTTATCCATCGTCGGTCAGAGTAGACTCTGGATACCCGGTATTAAACAACCAACCCCGGGTTACGGACAACGAACGGCCAACAACAGATAAATCTTGA
- a CDS encoding sigma 54-interacting transcriptional regulator — MSRVIIIGAGKGGKALLEIFHGDSGVTIVGVADINPHAPGIELARKLGIPVTTDYRKLLKSEEIDLIINVTGNPQLDKEIYAHKPEGAEIMGGVSAKFMWDLIEVQKRKDELLLEERKKKEELEYKYKLMLRELASKSESEFIIGNNPKMKEIGELILKVAPTPTTVLIRGESGTGKELIARAIHKYSHLKDKPLVTVNCTALTPTLMESELFGHKKGSFTGAIKDKIGLFEKADGGTIFLDEIGDMNMAMQSKLLRVLQTGEIKAVGDVTTKKVKVRIIAATNRNLEEAIEKGEFREDLFYRFNTFTIFVPPLRDRVEDIPTLAYHFLRKAEAKVNKKVERISPEAMEYLKSYHWPGNLRELENIIERAVVLTLSTQIEVGHLPLHIQEKRPRLNIQEGFMKAKERAIAEFERESLIRYLSETNGNISRAAQKAQIPRRTFHRLLAKHGISAVEFKLQKKY, encoded by the coding sequence ATGTCAAGGGTTATTATTATAGGCGCCGGAAAAGGGGGAAAAGCTTTATTGGAGATTTTCCATGGAGATTCCGGAGTGACCATTGTAGGGGTTGCCGATATCAATCCCCATGCTCCGGGGATAGAGTTGGCCAGAAAATTAGGTATTCCGGTCACCACCGATTATCGCAAACTCTTGAAAAGTGAAGAGATCGATTTAATTATCAACGTAACAGGCAATCCCCAGTTGGATAAAGAGATTTATGCACATAAACCGGAGGGAGCCGAAATTATGGGTGGTGTCAGTGCCAAGTTCATGTGGGATCTCATTGAAGTACAAAAACGAAAGGACGAGCTTCTTCTGGAAGAACGAAAAAAGAAAGAAGAATTAGAATACAAATACAAATTGATGTTAAGGGAGCTGGCTTCCAAGTCTGAGAGTGAGTTTATCATCGGCAACAATCCCAAGATGAAAGAGATTGGGGAGCTAATCCTCAAGGTAGCTCCGACACCGACCACCGTACTCATTCGAGGGGAGAGTGGTACCGGGAAGGAGTTGATTGCCCGGGCCATTCACAAATACAGTCATCTTAAGGACAAGCCTCTGGTTACGGTAAATTGTACAGCGTTAACTCCGACTCTCATGGAAAGTGAGCTTTTCGGCCATAAAAAGGGATCTTTTACCGGAGCCATTAAAGACAAGATCGGGTTGTTTGAGAAAGCCGATGGAGGAACTATTTTTCTGGATGAAATCGGAGATATGAACATGGCCATGCAGTCGAAGTTGTTGCGGGTCCTTCAGACAGGAGAGATTAAAGCTGTTGGAGATGTAACCACGAAGAAGGTCAAAGTCCGGATTATCGCAGCTACCAACCGAAACTTAGAAGAAGCCATTGAAAAGGGAGAGTTTCGAGAAGATCTTTTCTATCGGTTTAACACGTTTACGATATTTGTACCTCCCTTACGGGACCGAGTGGAAGATATACCCACCCTGGCCTATCATTTTCTCCGGAAGGCAGAAGCCAAAGTTAACAAGAAGGTGGAAAGGATCTCTCCCGAAGCCATGGAATACTTGAAAAGTTATCACTGGCCTGGAAACCTTCGGGAGTTAGAAAATATCATCGAGCGGGCGGTTGTTTTAACCTTATCCACCCAGATCGAAGTCGGCCATCTTCCCCTTCATATCCAGGAAAAAAGACCCAGGCTGAACATCCAGGAGGGATTCATGAAGGCCAAGGAAAGGGCCATTGCCGAGTTTGAACGAGAATCCCTTATCCGATATCTTTCTGAAACCAACGGGAATATCTCCAGGGCCGCCCAAAAAGCTCAGATCCCCCGTCGGACCTTTCATCGCCTGTTGGCAAAACATGGCATCTCGGCCGTAGAATTTAAACTACAAAAAAAGTACTGA
- a CDS encoding undecaprenyl-phosphate glucose phosphotransferase gives MASLKKNHPLILTGLVTIDLIATALSLLLAYTLRFYTDIVPVTKGIPPLSLYLQALYPILVIWPIVFKLCGLYLPRRGHSKIDEFVTVFQAVTLGTLFLITFNFFFFPLTTYSRLGLLYFWAIDVFLIGIGRALFHDLISYARSKGYNLRHILIAGAGELGQLLVRKARYYSGLGLNVRGFVDDDPAKQGKIIEGVPVLGTLDDLREVIQTHQIQQLFIALPLSAHERLLSILNTLDREYVDIKVVPDLVQYVALKGGVDELDGIPIVTLRETPLQGWNSIIKRGFDILLSLIGIILFAPIMIILAILIKLTSPGPIFYVQQRMGLDGRVFNMYKFRSMYVNAEQRTGAVWAKKNDPRRTKIGAFMRRTSLDELPQLFNVLKGEMSLVGPRPERPPFVEQFTEKFPQYILRHKVKSGMTGWAQVNGWRGNTSIEKRIEYDLYYIANWSLLFDIKILLLTLWKGMVNDHAY, from the coding sequence ATGGCTTCATTGAAAAAAAACCATCCGTTGATTTTAACGGGACTGGTAACGATTGATCTTATTGCAACAGCACTTTCTCTACTTCTGGCTTACACTTTAAGATTTTATACGGACATAGTTCCGGTAACCAAAGGGATTCCACCTTTATCCCTTTATTTACAAGCTTTATATCCCATCCTGGTCATCTGGCCCATCGTTTTTAAGCTGTGTGGTCTCTATCTTCCCCGCCGGGGCCATTCAAAAATTGATGAGTTTGTTACGGTCTTTCAAGCGGTAACGCTGGGGACTCTCTTCCTTATTACGTTTAATTTCTTTTTCTTTCCGCTCACCACCTATTCCCGATTAGGTCTTCTCTACTTCTGGGCCATCGATGTCTTTCTCATCGGCATCGGAAGAGCTTTGTTCCATGATCTCATCTCCTACGCCCGGAGTAAGGGATATAATCTGCGCCATATCCTGATTGCGGGAGCCGGGGAGTTAGGCCAATTGCTTGTTCGTAAAGCCCGTTACTATTCAGGGCTTGGATTAAATGTGCGGGGGTTTGTGGATGACGATCCGGCAAAACAAGGGAAAATCATCGAGGGAGTTCCGGTACTGGGTACTCTGGATGATCTGCGAGAAGTTATTCAAACCCATCAGATTCAACAGCTTTTTATTGCCTTGCCTTTGAGTGCCCATGAACGCCTTCTCTCTATCTTGAATACCCTGGATCGGGAATATGTGGATATTAAAGTCGTTCCGGATCTGGTCCAATATGTAGCCCTCAAAGGGGGTGTCGACGAGTTAGACGGTATTCCCATCGTAACCCTGCGGGAAACACCACTTCAGGGTTGGAATAGTATTATCAAACGTGGGTTCGATATCCTCCTGTCCCTGATTGGAATCATCCTGTTCGCTCCTATCATGATCATCCTGGCCATCCTGATTAAGTTAACTTCCCCAGGACCGATTTTTTACGTTCAGCAACGAATGGGACTGGACGGACGGGTTTTCAATATGTATAAGTTCAGATCTATGTATGTCAATGCGGAGCAAAGGACCGGAGCCGTCTGGGCAAAGAAAAACGATCCTCGTCGAACCAAAATCGGGGCTTTTATGCGGAGAACCAGTCTGGATGAACTTCCTCAGCTCTTTAACGTCTTGAAGGGAGAAATGAGTCTGGTCGGTCCTCGACCCGAACGACCTCCCTTTGTTGAACAATTTACAGAAAAATTCCCTCAATACATTCTTCGCCATAAGGTCAAGTCCGGTATGACCGGATGGGCTCAGGTCAACGGCTGGCGGGGAAATACTTCCATTGAAAAGCGGATCGAATACGACCTTTACTATATCGCCAATTGGTCCCTCTTATTTGATATCAAAATCCTTCTCCTTACCCTCTGGAAAGGGATGGTCAACGACCATGCTTATTAA